In the Oncorhynchus nerka isolate Pitt River linkage group LG2, Oner_Uvic_2.0, whole genome shotgun sequence genome, one interval contains:
- the LOC115142645 gene encoding protein BTG2-like, with the protein MNQGYSSRGEMGPEVTAAATFVSRLLKTRGFLSEHQLHDFRDCLQQSLSEHYQNHWFPDRPQKGSGYRCIRMNHEMDPIIGRAAGRIGLTSDQLFALLPRELTLWVDPFEVSYRIGEDGSICVLYEAAAPAPAAAPSPDPTQNCNNQFLIGGRTSPPKNYLMTVSS; encoded by the exons ATGAACCAAGGATACTCATCTAGAGGTGAAATGGGCCCCGAAGTAACGGCCGCTGCGACGTTTGTTTCCAGGTTATTGAAAACAAGAGGCTTCCTGAGTGAACACCAACTTCATGATTTCAGAGATTGTCTTCAACAGTCATTATCAG AGCACTACCAGAACCActggttcccagacagaccacaGAAGGGCTCGGGCTACCGCTGCATCCGAATGAACCATGAAATGGACCCAATTATTGGCAGGGCTGCTGGTCGGATCGGACTTACTAGCGATCAGCTCTTCGCCCTCCTGCCCCGAGAGCTAACCCTCTGGGTGGACCCTTTTGAGGTCTCTTACCGCATCGGGGAGGATGGCTCTATATGTGTTCTCTATGAAGCAGCGGCCCCAGCGCCAGCAGCAGCACCAAGCCCCGACCCCACACAAAACTGCAATAATCAATTTCTGATCGGTGGCCGCACTAGCCCGCCGAAGAACTACCTGATGACCGTCTCGAGCTAG